One window of Brevibacillus choshinensis genomic DNA carries:
- a CDS encoding ABC transporter ATP-binding protein, translating to MTTILEVEQLRTRFRTDSGVVSVVDGVDFSIRAGETLGVVGESGCGKSVTSLSIMRLLPPNGNTEGTIRFNGKDVLGLSEKDMQRVRGNEIAMIFQEPMTSLNPLHTVGRQIEEAVMLHMKVSKAQAKERAIAMLKAVGMPRAEEIYGEFPHQLSGGMRQRVMIAMAMSCDPKLIIADEPTTALDVTIQAQILDLMRDLKEKTGTSIMLITHDLGVVAEMCDRVIVMYAGQVVEETDVDTLFESPKHPYTIGLMNSIPELDDEREYLETIPGAVPLPQQMPKGCRFAPRCSKAMAICNEQPPELLQLDGQKCRCWLYADGGEQE from the coding sequence ATGACGACCATCTTGGAAGTGGAACAACTGAGAACCCGGTTTCGCACAGACAGCGGTGTCGTCAGTGTCGTTGACGGCGTCGACTTCTCCATCCGTGCCGGCGAAACACTCGGCGTCGTAGGTGAATCAGGCTGTGGGAAAAGCGTAACCAGCCTGTCGATTATGCGGTTGCTGCCGCCAAACGGAAATACGGAAGGCACGATCCGCTTTAACGGAAAAGACGTTCTGGGGCTGTCGGAAAAAGACATGCAGCGAGTACGTGGTAACGAAATCGCAATGATTTTCCAGGAGCCAATGACTTCGCTCAATCCTCTCCACACAGTAGGCAGACAGATTGAAGAAGCAGTCATGCTCCATATGAAAGTGAGCAAGGCACAAGCAAAAGAACGGGCGATTGCTATGCTCAAAGCGGTAGGGATGCCGCGTGCCGAAGAAATCTACGGCGAATTCCCGCACCAGCTCTCCGGTGGTATGCGTCAGCGGGTCATGATCGCGATGGCGATGTCTTGTGATCCCAAGCTGATTATCGCGGACGAGCCAACAACGGCTCTCGACGTGACGATCCAGGCGCAAATCCTCGATCTGATGCGTGACCTCAAGGAAAAAACAGGGACATCGATCATGCTGATTACACACGATCTGGGTGTCGTTGCTGAGATGTGCGATCGCGTTATCGTGATGTACGCCGGTCAGGTCGTAGAAGAAACCGACGTTGATACTTTGTTTGAAAGTCCAAAACATCCATATACCATTGGCCTGATGAATTCGATTCCGGAGCTTGACGATGAGCGGGAGTACCTGGAGACCATTCCGGGAGCAGTTCCATTGCCACAGCAAATGCCAAAAGGTTGCCGATTTGCGCCGCGTTGTTCCAAAGCGATGGCGATCTGTAATGAACAGCCGCCTGAGCTGTTACAGCTGGACGGTCAAAAATGCCGCTGTTGGTTGTATGCAGATGGGGGGGAACAAGAATGA
- a CDS encoding ABC transporter permease, translating into MKTLGKFLRNGLGVIGAVIILGLIVVAIFAPQIAPYDPNAQDYNKILLAPGGDHLFGTDDLGRDIFSRVVYGARISMEAALISVGIAMLIGVPIGLLSGYYRGFWDEWVVMRTVDAMQAFPFLILALAISAVLGSGFGNAMLAIGIGFAPAFVRITRGQVLSLRNMEYIHAARSVGVKDARIIFRHILPNALNPIMIQATLAMASGIIAEASLSYLGLGVQPPTPSWGSMLNQAQTLMSVAPYATFYPGIAIFLVVLGFNLLGDGLQQVLDPRSRK; encoded by the coding sequence ATGAAAACCCTAGGCAAATTTCTCCGGAACGGGTTGGGCGTCATCGGAGCGGTGATTATTCTCGGACTCATTGTGGTGGCGATCTTTGCTCCCCAGATTGCTCCGTACGATCCAAACGCACAAGATTACAACAAAATCCTGCTTGCTCCAGGTGGCGATCACCTGTTTGGAACGGATGACCTCGGTCGAGATATTTTCTCCCGTGTCGTTTACGGGGCGCGCATTTCCATGGAAGCCGCATTGATTTCTGTCGGGATCGCGATGCTGATTGGTGTACCGATTGGGCTCTTATCTGGTTATTACCGCGGCTTTTGGGACGAGTGGGTGGTTATGCGAACCGTTGATGCGATGCAGGCATTTCCGTTCTTGATCTTGGCTCTCGCGATTTCCGCTGTACTCGGATCTGGATTCGGCAACGCTATGCTGGCGATCGGTATCGGGTTTGCTCCCGCTTTTGTCCGCATTACACGAGGTCAAGTACTGAGTCTTCGAAATATGGAGTACATTCACGCAGCACGCTCGGTTGGTGTAAAAGACGCACGCATCATTTTCCGTCACATCTTACCGAACGCACTCAACCCTATCATGATTCAAGCCACACTGGCGATGGCATCGGGTATCATCGCAGAGGCTTCTCTCTCCTATTTGGGACTGGGTGTACAACCTCCTACACCATCGTGGGGTAGCATGTTGAATCAGGCACAAACGTTAATGTCGGTAGCACCGTATGCTACTTTCTATCCCGGTATTGCCATCTTCTTGGTCGTGCTCGGTTTCAACTTGTTGGGTGATGGATTGCAACAGGTTCTAGATCCGCGGTCACGAAAATAA
- a CDS encoding ABC transporter permease — MMFVVRRLLLTIPILLLVSILTFSLIHMIPGDPARVILGQEATPEAYQALRTELGLDKPIVVQYFSWLGKVVTGDLGMSITDRIPVSELIKQRLPATVELTIGTFLVAILIAFPAGILAATRRGTWIDYTSTFTALGGMSIPSFWLAMMMIIYFAVENQWLPSSGYVSFFENPTQNLMAMVLPCVATGLRESAVLMRMLRSSLLDVVNMDFIRTAKAKGLNEARTILGHALRNAMVPVVTTSGLMIAGLLGGLVITESIFSIPGFGRLIVESVFKRDYVTVQGAILVSAVLVVIVNLAVDILYAVIDPRIKSGKGAGE, encoded by the coding sequence ATGATGTTTGTGGTCAGACGGCTACTGCTGACAATCCCGATTCTCCTGCTGGTGTCGATTCTTACGTTCTCTTTGATCCATATGATCCCGGGCGATCCTGCCCGGGTCATTTTAGGACAAGAAGCGACACCGGAAGCCTATCAGGCACTACGAACGGAGCTGGGATTAGACAAGCCGATCGTGGTGCAATATTTTTCCTGGCTAGGAAAAGTGGTTACGGGTGATTTGGGAATGTCCATTACGGACCGGATTCCGGTCTCCGAATTGATTAAGCAAAGGCTACCCGCAACGGTGGAGCTGACAATCGGGACGTTTCTCGTAGCGATACTCATCGCATTTCCTGCGGGGATCCTGGCGGCGACGCGACGTGGGACCTGGATTGACTACACGAGTACCTTTACTGCACTGGGAGGTATGAGTATCCCGAGTTTTTGGTTAGCCATGATGATGATCATCTACTTTGCCGTTGAGAACCAATGGCTGCCTTCATCGGGTTACGTTTCCTTCTTTGAAAATCCTACGCAAAACCTGATGGCAATGGTTCTGCCCTGTGTGGCCACTGGCCTGAGGGAATCGGCCGTCCTCATGCGTATGCTGCGCTCCTCGTTGCTGGATGTGGTCAATATGGACTTTATCCGCACTGCAAAAGCAAAAGGCTTGAACGAAGCACGTACGATTCTGGGTCATGCCTTGCGTAACGCGATGGTGCCAGTCGTAACGACATCCGGTCTCATGATCGCAGGTCTCTTAGGTGGTCTTGTTATTACGGAATCGATCTTTTCTATCCCTGGTTTTGGTCGTTTGATTGTTGAATCAGTATTCAAACGGGATTATGTAACGGTACAAGGTGCGATTCTCGTCTCCGCTGTACTGGTTGTTATCGTAAACCTGGCTGTAGATATTTTGTACGCAGTCATTGACCCACGCATCAAGAGCGGGAAAGGAGCGGGTGAGTGA
- a CDS encoding ABC transporter substrate-binding protein, which translates to MFSKKASKTLMSAVLGTMLLVTGCGGGGSATPSTDGGNAAAPAPSTGKKVINIGLKADPPSMDPNISTSLYDRQVYASLYDKLFEIDPTGKLVPMLAESYEVTPDGKTYTFKLKQGVKFHDGTEFDAEAVKFNFERNMTDAKSKRKGDMKFVESVAVVDKNTVKVQMKEPFAPFLSILADRGGTMVSPAAVKQYGDQYLNHPVGTGPFVFVEQVKGDHVTLKKNENYWNGAPKVDEVTYKVFTNGTAKVQNLRSGMLDIIDDTPVKEIPAVKGDSNLQLTAESGWGFQGLYLNNSRAPFDNKFLRQAVDAAIDREALVKVLFNGYAAPAHTAFAKGSLAYNEALNTPVAPDAAKIKDLLAQGGQPNGFSFKLYITSSPENEQLGAVLQNMWKQHGINATLEKLEYGQLLETGEKGEFDALQLGWSGRQDPDQNFHDFVVSGTSNNDGRINLPKLDELVLKARSEVDETKRKALYEEATKLLQDEAGYSYMYHQYVLIGMNKKVTGFTYVPDGLIRTATLDKQ; encoded by the coding sequence ATGTTTTCGAAAAAAGCCAGCAAAACATTGATGAGTGCCGTACTGGGAACCATGCTTTTGGTAACAGGTTGTGGAGGAGGAGGCAGCGCTACTCCTAGCACTGACGGTGGAAATGCAGCAGCTCCTGCACCATCCACAGGTAAAAAAGTAATTAACATCGGACTGAAAGCAGATCCTCCATCCATGGACCCGAACATTTCGACGTCCCTGTATGATCGTCAAGTATACGCAAGCCTTTATGACAAGCTGTTTGAGATCGACCCAACTGGAAAGCTCGTGCCAATGCTTGCTGAATCCTACGAGGTTACACCAGACGGTAAAACATATACATTCAAATTGAAGCAAGGCGTAAAATTCCACGACGGTACTGAATTTGACGCTGAAGCAGTGAAGTTCAATTTCGAACGCAACATGACGGACGCGAAATCGAAACGCAAAGGCGACATGAAATTCGTGGAATCCGTTGCAGTAGTCGACAAGAACACCGTGAAGGTTCAAATGAAGGAACCATTCGCACCATTCCTGTCTATCCTGGCTGACCGTGGTGGTACGATGGTATCCCCAGCAGCGGTGAAACAGTATGGTGATCAATATCTCAACCACCCAGTGGGAACCGGGCCTTTCGTCTTTGTTGAGCAAGTAAAAGGCGACCACGTAACCCTCAAAAAGAACGAAAACTACTGGAACGGTGCACCAAAAGTAGATGAAGTCACTTACAAAGTATTCACGAACGGCACTGCGAAGGTACAAAACCTGCGTTCTGGCATGCTGGATATCATCGACGATACACCTGTAAAAGAAATTCCAGCAGTAAAAGGCGATTCCAACCTGCAGCTGACTGCAGAATCCGGATGGGGCTTCCAAGGTCTCTACCTGAACAACTCCCGCGCGCCATTTGACAACAAATTCCTGCGTCAAGCTGTAGATGCTGCTATCGACCGTGAAGCATTGGTAAAAGTACTGTTTAACGGCTATGCAGCACCTGCTCACACTGCATTTGCAAAAGGCAGCTTGGCTTATAACGAAGCTTTGAACACTCCAGTAGCTCCAGACGCTGCGAAGATCAAAGATTTGTTGGCACAAGGTGGACAACCAAACGGCTTCAGCTTCAAACTGTACATCACTTCTTCTCCTGAAAACGAACAATTGGGTGCTGTTCTGCAAAACATGTGGAAACAACACGGTATCAACGCAACTCTGGAAAAACTGGAGTATGGTCAATTGCTGGAAACAGGCGAAAAAGGCGAATTCGATGCACTGCAACTGGGCTGGTCCGGACGTCAAGACCCTGACCAAAACTTCCATGACTTCGTAGTATCGGGTACTTCTAACAACGATGGTCGCATTAATCTGCCAAAATTGGATGAATTGGTACTGAAAGCTCGCAGTGAAGTAGATGAAACAAAACGTAAAGCCCTGTATGAAGAAGCAACCAAATTGCTGCAAGATGAGGCAGGTTACTCCTACATGTACCATCAATATGTGCTGATCGGTATGAACAAAAAAGTAACGGGCTTCACCTATGTTCCAGACGGTCTGATCCGTACAGCAACTCTGGACAAGCAATAA